The segment TGAAGCCATGAAGAAAGTCCTGCAGGACTTTTCCCGCATCGATTTTCTTGTAAACAATGCAGGAATCACAAGAGATAATCTTCTGCTGACGATGAAGCCGGAAGAATGGGACCAGGTGCTCCAAACAAATTTGTATGGAACGTTTTACTGCAGCAAAGCAGTTCTGCGTTCCATGATGAAGCAACGTTACGGAAAAATTGTAAACATCAGCTCCATTGCAGGAATTACAGGAAATCCCGGCCAGACAAATTACTCCGCTTCGAAGGCAGGCATGATCGGGTTTACAAAATCCCTCGCAAAAGAAATGGGCAAACGGAATATTTGCGTGAACACAATTGCGCCAGGTATGATCGAAACGGAAATGACGCAAATGCTTCCCGAGGAACTGAAGAAACAATATCTGGAATTAATTCCTTTAGGACGTTTCGGAAAAGTAGAAGAGGTTGCTGCCCTGGTTCTATTTCTGCTATCCTCAGCATCCGATTACATCACCGGGCAGGTCTTCGCTATTGACGGCGGCTTGCAAATGTAATATGAAATGCTTTTCCATTTCACCGCAGAGAGCGCAGAGGGCGCAGAGAAAAGAAACTCTTTTTCTCTCTGTGTTCTCGATCTCTGCGGTGAAAATATACGGAGGTTGAAAAGATGGAAATTGCCGAAAAAGTCAAAAGCATTGTTACGGAACAGCTGGGAGTGGACGCAGAAGAAGTAACAGAGGAAGCATCATTCATAGAGGATCTTGGAGCGGACTCACTGGACACGGTTGAGCTTGTTATGGCTTTTGAAGAAGAGTTCGGAATAGTAATACCCGACGAAGATGCCGACAAAATTCGTACGGTAGGGGAAGCCATCAAATATATAGAAGCTCACGTGTAGGGGGTTGTTTTGGCACGTAGAGTCGTTGTAACCGGGATCGGAATGGTTTCTCCGATTGGAATCGGTACCCCGGAAAACTGGAATGGTTTAATAGAAGGCAAAAGCGGAATCGGTCAAATAACAAGGTTTGATACAACCGAATATCCCACCAGAATCGCGGGCGAAGTAAAAAACTTTGATCCTGCCAATTGGATACCCAAAAAAGAAATCA is part of the bacterium genome and harbors:
- the fabG gene encoding 3-oxoacyl-[acyl-carrier-protein] reductase, which encodes MLTNRVTVVTGATRGIGEAIAIAAAKNGSDVALWGRNEDLLQKTKQRISELGRKAEAYRVDVARQVEVDEAMKKVLQDFSRIDFLVNNAGITRDNLLLTMKPEEWDQVLQTNLYGTFYCSKAVLRSMMKQRYGKIVNISSIAGITGNPGQTNYSASKAGMIGFTKSLAKEMGKRNICVNTIAPGMIETEMTQMLPEELKKQYLELIPLGRFGKVEEVAALVLFLLSSASDYITGQVFAIDGGLQM
- a CDS encoding acyl carrier protein, translated to MEIAEKVKSIVTEQLGVDAEEVTEEASFIEDLGADSLDTVELVMAFEEEFGIVIPDEDADKIRTVGEAIKYIEAHV